The nucleotide window ATCATTTGCTGGAGGAAGAAGACTTCAAAAAGGAAGTGCTAAATTTAGGAGGTACACCTCCCGAATTTTTTGCACATCCGGAACTTTTGGAAATATATCTCCCGATACTCAAAAATGATTTCAGGCTTTCGGAAACCAGACCACCAATAACGGAAATTGAAGAAATTGATGTTCATTTAACGGCGCTGGTTGGCTTAGATGAAAACCTCAATGAAGAGGAACGATTTGGATGGCAACTCCACACCAGTAAAAGTTTCGAGCTATATCAATTTGAAGGAGAACATTTTTTTATTCATAACTATCATCAGGAGATCCTCAGATTAATAGATCGTCTGCTTTCCTGGCCCAGAACCAAACAAGAGGTAGTAACACCTCATTTGATCAGGTCGGGCCTGACAGTGTGATCGGCGGACTGTTTAATAACACAAATCGCTAATGAGAGCGGAATAATTTCGAGGATTCTGGAATAATAATAGAGAGAGATCAACAACAATGGCGAGTCATTTAATAGAAGCCATACAAGATGCCATTCATCTCAAAAAGGGAATAACATTCATCAATGCCGATCAAAATGATGATTACCTCACGTACCGGGAACTCTATGAAAATGCGGTCAGTGCACTGGCTTATTTACAGCGTCAAGGGTTAAAACAAAAAGACGAACTTGTTCTTCAGATTGAAGACAATCAACAGTTCTTAATTGTATTTTGGGCATGTATCTTAGGCGGGATCATTCCTGTTCCTCTCTCTGTAGCTAAGAACCAGGATCAATTTCGAAAACTGGAAAA belongs to Cytophagales bacterium and includes:
- a CDS encoding alpha/beta fold hydrolase, giving the protein MSKIKLFCFPYAGGSAQVYREWKQYPSEVFEVIPVELAGHGRRMTEPLYEDVSEMLEDIYPHVIEQVGSSDYAFFGHSMGGMLAFELVHRIRKSSGRLPMHLFFSGRGAPHIRRTDKIRYHLLEEEDFKKEVLNLGGTPPEFFAHPELLEIYLPILKNDFRLSETRPPITEIEEIDVHLTALVGLDENLNEEERFGWQLHTSKSFELYQFEGEHFFIHNYHQEILRLIDRLLSWPRTKQEVVTPHLIRSGLTV